Part of the Psilocybe cubensis strain MGC-MH-2018 chromosome 11, whole genome shotgun sequence genome is shown below.
CACACATCGCCATCTTTCCCACCTTGTTGGATTGTACCCTGGGTATGCTATCATAAACTTCGATCCTTCCGTCCAGGGCAACGGACCTGCGAAGGGCTACCAAAAGGATGATATTATGACAGCTGCAACGGTCAGCCTTGTGCATCGCGGCAACGGAACGGGACCTGATGCCGACGCTGGATGGGAAAAAGCATGGCGAGCGGCGGCTTGGGCACAGTTGGCAAATAGCTCAACGTTTTATCATGAACTCTCAGTATGCAAATATTCCCGCTCAATAATATGGAACTCCGCATTAACTCATCAAATTTTAGTTTGCGCTTTACGAGAACTTTGGGCAAAACCTCTTTAGTTTGTATGATCCTGCCGACGCTGATCCTATCTTCCAAATCGATGCAAACTTTGGCTTCCCTGCAGCGGTCCTTGTAAGCAAAAACCCTTCATTTCTACTCTAAACACTGGCGAACCGACGTTTTCCAGAATGCACTTCTCCAGGCACCAGACGTTGCGAGTATCACTACTCCACTGGTGGTTACTATTCTTCCAGCTCTTCCTAGTCAATGGGCCAACGGTTCCATTCGAGGTGCTCGTATTCGCGGGGGTATTACAGTGGATGTTCAATGGAGCAAGAGCAAACCTACATCAGTTACTCTCGAAGTCGACTCTGGACCCAACATCCGCACTAGGCCAGTACAAATCGTCTACAACAAGCGCGTACTCACGGCTTTCAACACTACGCCTGGCCTGAAGAAAGTGATCAATGCATTCTAGTCCTGACAGTAGGGTGGCGATGAAAGTGATCGCATCTGTTCTGTAAAATTTAATTTTTGTCAATGTATATATGCCAAATGTATGAAGACGTTTATCGACGTGTACTCATAAAGGCCGCTCAGGCATGTTGCGTTCTGCGTGTGAAATCCATTTTACAAGTTATTCTATCAACCATATCTTCTCAAGAATTTTACACATAGAAAGTTGATCCAGGGGTTCATCGGCACGAAGTATATCATAGACAGGGGTTGTGGCTGTGCCACCGGGTGTACGGCACGGGCCTTTCGCAGGATGGGGCGGAGTGGGCTGCCAATTATTTCTCATCTTGAACCAGTCACATTCTTATACATATTCTTATACCATCCCTACATCCTCTTGCGACCTCTTCACCCAAGGAATCGCGGAACGAAGATAGGAAAGCATTTGGAAGAACTTTTGCCACTGGAATCTCCACACACAACACCCCCCAACGAGGATAAATAACATGGGCGAGGTTGTCAATGTTTTAGTCGCGTTCGCTGTGATAGTATTTTTGTTCAGATGGGCCACTTCTTGTACGTATTCCCTTGACTACTGTCCGTTGTTTTGGCTGTGGGGTTTGGCTATGGTTCCGTTACTACTTGGAGCTCAAGTACAAGTGCACCGCGTCCCAGATGGCCAACACCACATGCAATGCCGAAATTCGACATTGTTGGCTGAATGAGCATTTTGATTGTATTACAGCCAATGATACACCCGAACAACAGACAGCTATAAACGCTCTGGGCTTTAGACCCAAGAAAGTTACCCAGGACATGGTGAGTAGAACGTACCTCGACGACGTCATGTTTTCTTCTGACTGGTGTATTGTGCATTGTGGTAATTATACAACAGGTCACCACAAtatcaaatatgtttccaGATATTCCAGCGTATGTTTCCATTCTCCTGTTTTTAGTCAAGATTTCACTTTGTTTACCCGTTTCCTCAAACGCTTCTCTAACCCTTCCTAACCATCAGCGACAACATTCGATATGACCTCCTACGAACAGGAAGCGTGGAACAGACCACTAACAAGATCCTAGAACGCGGCTATCTAGACGCGGTACGTCGTTCATTTACTACCCAATTGCGAGGTGCAACACGTATTGTTTAGCGCTTAGCTCTTGGGTTACGCAGTCGAACGCAACTCATTCATTCTTTTCCATGCTTCCACCTTTCCAACCTCTCATTTCTCGCTTCACCTACTTTTGTGCCATATGATTTCTTGCTGTCTTCCACTGCCATCTGTGCTATCCATCTCCACGTTCTATATCACCATATCATCTGCTCTGGCGTGCTTCTTTGATCCTTATGTACGAATGGACAGCCACCAGCAGCATATCATACACTTTACCCTCAAACCCAAGCAGCAGCCCCTGTATCTGCTCCCGCCACTACAtccaccaacaccagcaaTACGAACTTGGGCGCAGGTTCTGCTTCAGGATCCACCTCAAAAAAGCCTGCCCCATCACTCATTGCCCGATACAATTTGCAAGATCTTGttaaagaaacagaaaatgGGAAAGGTAAAGCTGTTGCATCTTCCGGGCAGGATCTTGAAGATCCATTCAAGGCGGGTGGAAAGGCAGTATGGGAGGACACACCGGAGAAGCGAGAAGAGAGTTTAAGGCAAAGAAAGGCGCAGATGGTGTTGGCAGCAAGACAGTGCGTTTTAATTTTTTGTCCATATTCTCCCGGTCTTCTCAACTATCATCTGTTTTTGTTATAGGAGGTTCTTGAGCCagcaaaaggaaaaggaagcagcagcagccggcAAGAGTTCGTAATTAACTGGCTCAGTATGCTTTGCTGCCGATGGCACGCCATGTGCTTGTTGTAGGATGTAACCGTTTCAGTCAAACTCACCTCGTCAACTTTCCACCCTGTTGTTCTTTTATCCATTATTCAGACATTAATCACGGATCGTGGGCACCACAGTTGTACATCTTTTCCTATGACAAACCTAACGTTGAATAATTTCAGAGGTGAGATACGGGCGTGTCTGCGTTTCCGGGTCGCTTCCGATCCGAGAAAATCCTCCAGCCATTTTCTATTAAAAGGGTTCGCTGGGCAAAAATGATCTCACTGTCACTCGGAATCGACTGTAATGCTCTTCTAATACTTCGAAGTAACCCACACCCACGCCGATACCAAAAATCTCGACGGCCTGCTCTCAGGATTGGCATGCACCGTGAAGTAACCGATGACTCTAAAATGCCCAACAGCACGGTATCCACTCCGTACTTTTTCCGGCTGGATTGTTGAGGAGATTAATGCCGGACCCTTGAGTACCGGCCATTTATCttcactttctttttggtTTGCAATGTGGGACTGTTGAATGCCTGCAACCCCTGAGTGATATGGTTATGCGTCGGTAGATGAGCTCGCAAGTCAACGAAGGATATGCAGAGAGAATGGACAAAAAATTTCAGAGAATAAGCCTAAAATTGGTGCAATATACAGGAAGGGAGAACTCAAATTATTAAAAAGTTTGACACAAGGATATAAGCTGGttcagaaaaaaatgatgcaGTGGTACGGAAACGGCAGGCAGATATGGAAAAGAAAGTCAACACAAATTCTGTATGTATGCAAAAGAGGATCGGAAGGTGTAAACGAAGAGATGATTGGATGTGTATGCCATGGGTAACTTTTGATTGGAAAATTAACGTTTCATTTTTGATTTATCTCCAAAAAAATGGATATGCGTCAAAGCTTATTGATTCGACGGTGTTATAAAGAGGGAAAAGAGGTAAACGAAATGAAAGAAGGCTGCGcacgaaaaaaaagataGAGGGAATAGAGAACAGAAATACCGTCCACGAGgggaaaaaaaagagacatTAGACATAAAATGAGAAGGGGAAAAATATGCTGAGTTGTCGTGGTGTTATTGCCCAACAGACAGGCCGTTCGTCTCCTGAGTTTTACATGGTTCATGTTCTAGGTTCGTCGAGTTCGTTTCCGGAGCCTCCTTGCGGGGAGTAGTGTCTGACTCAGAATTAGAAGTTGTTTCGATAGATTCAAGTGACAGCTCCACGGCCTCATCCTTCAAAGGCTTTGTATCGTTAGTGGTACTGTTGGAAGTTATCGCTCCGACTTCATCCGCTGCTTGTCCGTTCGATGATATATCTACGGCGGTTGTATCATCATGAATGTGAGGCGAGGGAACCTGAGGCGATGCCacagatgaagacgacgagctCAATCCGCCGTTGACCGCAATCACATCGCTCCTATAGTTCACATTTCCCAGGTTCGACAAAGACGGAAACGTAAACTCCGTCAACTGTTCAGGCTCAGGCTTATCGGTGGGGGAAGCGCTATGTTCCTGCGAAGCGTCGCTCCCCTTCTCCATGTCCAACTTGCCCCTCCTCGACGACGACCGCACGCGAATGCTCGCCGGCCGTTTCAATATAGCATCCGCCAGAATAGAGTTGATCCCGACTTCACCatattcctcctcctctcttTCCAGCCTGTCACCCGCAGCAGCCTGCTCGCCACCCATCACATGCTGGTCTTCCCCTTCCTCCGCACCACCAACGCCAAGCCAACCATCACTAGTATCATCCCATGCGGCTCTACTCGACATTCCGCTACCTGCCGTCTGGGTCCTAGTTTTCGTCCTACGTGCCCCATTCATTCCGCCAGGCGTGGGGGAACCCGTCAAATCAGGCGAGAGAGACCCGCTCGAACCCGTAGCACTCGATGGCCCGCTGCCATACGGATTTGCCGTCGAAACAGATGCAGCGGCTTGCTGAGAAGCAATATATGCCGAGTACTGGTGTTGTTGGTGAGGAGACATCAAGGGCGGGGGACCAGGCGGGAATATTGAGGAAAAGATGTTGGCTTGATGAGGCGAGGGCTGAGCTGTGccttgctgctgttgttgatattgctgctgctgaaggAACTGCATCTGCTGAGCATGAATCATcattggatgaggaggggtATGCTGTGGGGGCATCCCATAAGGGAAGAAAGGAGCACCTGGGTGCACATTCATAAGGGGTGGCGTGGAGATAGAGATGGGGGACATCACGGCAGCAGGTGATGACATGCCGTTCATCTGCATATTGGAAAGCATCTGCTGAAGGTGCAAAGGAGTAGGTGCAGGGGGAGGTTGTGTCGAAGAGGGTTGGGGCTGCTGAGGCGTCGGGCTTAAGACTGATGACGAAGTCTGTGGCGTAGCAGGCACTGAATTGGACCCTGTTGTAGGGCCATATCCATTTACGTTAGCAGAAGTTGACGCGCTGGACCCTGCATTTGCAGGGCTGGAGGTTCCAGAAGTCCCATTGGGCTGCTGtggctgttgttgctgctgaggAAGTTGAGGAGCAACAGAGGCGTAAAGAGCAGCGTATGACTGAAGTTGATGTGTCAAATGTCGTATATGCGCTTGAAGCTAAAACATCACAAGAGACAGGAGAAGTCAGAATTAGTATATAACCTCATAGATACGATCAAAAGGATAAAAACACAAAAAGAGCCCCAAATTGTAccgaagagaagaagacgtCAAAAGGCGAAGGGAAGTCACCGAGCAGAATGGAAAGAGAGGATAGGTCAACATGATGTAGAAAGAATCTTACCTCGACTTCACCTCTTCTCCAGTTCACATTCTCCCACTTGAGAATTTCCATCTCTTTCGCGTACCTTTCAATTTCTTGCttatttttctcttctcttaACCTTGCCGCCTCCAAGGCGCCTCTCAGGGAGGCCAGCTGCGTCTGCGTCGATAGGGCAGGCATGCTGCTTCCATTGCTTGCAGAATGTGACGTGGGAGAATTCAAGCTGGTGTGGCCAAGACGCggtgatgaggaggaagaggatgagggatgCGGTGGCGGTGTGGAGTTGTTATGGGATGGAGTAGGAGGTCTGCGCGGTGTAGGTGCTCGCCTCGACGTCGACGAACTATTATAAATGGTGCTAGTATTGTTGCTAATATTATTATTAATGTCAGACAGAGTAGGACGCGTGCGACTGGGACCTGCAAAAAACAATGCAACTCATTAGCTGAAAATGCATGAGGCACTTCGTCTTCAACGTACCAGCAATCGGCGGTGTAGGGTTCAATGTAGGGAACGTAAacgcctcctcttcgtctcTTTCTGTTAGCTCACCCAAGGTAAGTCCACTTTCGCTCCCTAGTGATGGGGATGTTCTATTTACGCTCCCAGGCGCAGCAGTTGTGGATGTAGGCAATCCGGAGCCAGATACTGATTGCCCGAAACTCGATGATGTCGGGGAATGTAATGATGTAGGGTGGGTCGAACTCGCTGGCAACCGACTCGCGGCAACAGCAGAAAATGACGCGCCCTTTAAAGTTGAAGCCCCACTCTGCTGCAGTCGCGGTGGTTTCTGGTATGTCTCCTTATCTTTCCCTGTCTCGTTCTCAGCAATACTATCACCCTCCGGGAAGTGGGAAGATGAAGGGGAAGGTGCATCACCAGCACCATCCCAATCCCACGGGTTGTGTGAACTTCCTTTGTTCATGTTGGCTGTAGAGGTTTTCTTGCGCGCTTTCATCCTTTTTGTAGGAATGACACCGATGGAGTCAGCGTTATGAGAAGACAGCGAGGAAGATGCACGGTTTGCATGGGCATCATCACTTTCCTCCTGAACAGCGCCTTGCGATGCCAATATGGTTTTTAACGAGACGGAGTCGTGTGATAATGTCGGCGAGGTTGCAGGGGTCATCTCTCCTGTGCTGAGGATGAGGCTAGAGCTCGTACTCGCAGCAGCGTTAGTCGTTTCGGTTGAAGCAGAAACACTTGATGACACGCTATGGGATGTGAAATTGGAGTTAGATGTGGCGTAAGAGGATGGCATATAAGAGGCTGAGTTGTCAATAGTGGAGGGggggaaagaggaagagcgaTGTGGTTGGTCGGCTTCATCATCCTTGCTCGCCAAGCGCGATAGTCGTGCCTGAGTGCGATTCCGCTTCTCTGTGGAATATGTGTCATCAGCATTGTTATCCCATTCTGGTACTTCGTCGTGATGTTCAACATTGTTGAAGTGTCCAGACGTTGCTGATGAGGTGGTCGAGAACGACATCGATGACAAAGGTCTGCCATGCCCATCGTCAGATGCCAATGACGAAGGAGGACGATTATGATGGGTAGTATAGGGGTGAGAGTTGGGATCTGAGGGAGGTAGAGGTTGGGAGGACggcgaggaggatgaagggCTGTCATGACGATCATTTGGGTATTGTTTCTGCAAATTCTCGGAGGTAGGAATGGACTCTGAGGTTCCACGAGAGAGCGTCACCGAAGTACTGCCAGGCGCGCTTCCCTGTGCCTGTGACATGGTGTCATCGGGTCCGATATTGGATTTTTCTCGCTGAGGTACCCGCCTTGTTTTGTTGTTCTTTGCATTATCCGTTCGGGTGAGCTGGGAGTCAGAAAACAGAGAGGACATTGGCGATGAAGGGGACGATGGATCCTTGCCTGCGGGTGATTTCGCGAATGAGGGATCCTTGGCAGAAATAGTCGGGCTACCCAGACCCTTGGACTTCTTCTCGCTCTTCAAGATTTCCTTGAGTGGATCCTTCCCCCGCCTCCGGCGATCTTTGGAACGCGAACTTTTCGATTCTTTGGTGTCGAACTCGTCAGCCATCCTAGCAGGAGAACCTGGGACCAGAGATGAACTGCTTCCGTTGTGGACACCTGTCCCGGTTTCAAACCCTCCTCCACTCGACGCTCCTTGTACACGCTCAGCCCCCTTTTCTTCACCCTGCGAgccctccacctccttcaccttttgcgcagcatcCTTCGGGCCAGAATCACTTTGTGTAGGCCCGATCAAAGAGTACAAGGGCCGCGTGCGGTAAACAATGGCCGAACCTGCAAGGACAATAGCAGCAAGCGTAGCGACGACGAGCAACCTGTTGTTGGTCTCTCCCTGAGAAGCTCCGGTAGAAGAGTCGCCTAGAATGGGCAAATGCAACGCGTCGTGGTCACCGTCCTGCATGACTCGCCCGTATGTGATTTTCGCCGGTGCTTTCCCTTGTGTTTTCCGACCACGAAACTGGGCAAGACCGGGTAGACTGGTAAGGTTTAgacagaaagaaagacacCAGCCAGATAATAGGATGTGGGGGGCGGTGGAGGATAAGTTCGGTCGACGAACACAGGAGGGAGAATTGTTGTCCAACAAGTGAAAAGCGGAAAGAGACAAGAATGGGAAGTTAGGACTCCGCTAGTCCATAAATGGAAAGTGCCTGTGCCTGGGATTCCAATGTCCTATGCCGGcagtcttttccacttgACTCTCATGCATCCCAAAATTGCTCTCCTACTCTGTGGTAACCTCACAGGCAAGCCCTATGCAGATCATGGCGGATACCAGGGGATATACTCCAAATTTCTTCAGGATACAGTGCCTGCCAATCCTGATTCATCCACTGTTCCATACAGCGTAGATATCTACGATGTCGTCCATGAGATGGCTTATCCACAGGATGACGATCAGTACGACTGTATCATGCTGACCGGATCCGGTACCGTACCGCTCTGCCTTGACGGCCCTGTCTACAATTGAGCTGACGGAACCCCGGTTATCGAATAGCGGCTTCGGCATACGAGAATCTCGAGTGGATCACAAAACTCTGCGACTATATCTCTCGTATAGCAACCTCCAAACCACATATCAAGATAATCGGCATGTGTGATATTCAGGTGATCTTCAAACAGGCTGACCGCTGTTCCAGGTATCTGCTTTGGACACCAAATCATAGCACGCGCCATGGGTGGGGAATGTGTCCCGAATGGTGGCATATGGGAAGTTGGCCCAACCCGCATCCAGCTTACCGACATCGGGAAAAAGATATTTGGCAACGTCGATACACTCGTGAGTATTATGATGACATAAATAATTGAATCCCTATTCTATTTTTACCCCTCCTCATCTATTTGTATTTTTAGACCCTCCAACAAATGCATAGAGACCATGTTCCAGTCGTCCCACCCAATTTCCACCTCCTCGCGTCTACAGAGACCTCCCCGAATCAGGGGTCCGTTTTGTTTTACCCCGAAGATACGCAGCCTAATAGTCGCATACACATCCTGACTGTTCAGGGACATCCAGAATTTACCGAGCCTGTCGTCACTGCTATTATCGCGCAACGTGCTCCATCAGGAGTCATAAATGAACAGGCCGTTAAAGACGCCGAGACCAGGAGATATGACAAGACAGACGGAGATGTCGTAGGGAAGGCCATATGGGAGGTGATTCTAGGAAAGATATAGGTTTCGATGAATATGGCAAAGTGAATGACTGTGCAAGTAGGTGCGCTTTGTATTTTTGTTCTCAAGCAAATTTAGACTCATCTGACCTTATACGTAACTCGTAGCTTAACAAGTGGTTAGATCATCCATTTATACCTTAGCTTATGATGGCCACTTTGTTACCCTCAGCAGTCCCGGGCCCAACAGCGGGTATTTTCCGCGACACCCAGACATTTTACGTTACAGATCTAATAACTTGATCAATAGACGCCAGCTGAAGCCATGCTCTGCATATTAACCTCCATACAAAAGTGTTCAGGGATCGAAATTGCACGGCTCACCTAGCAGGTACTACGTCCAAGATTTGCGAAGGTGAATGATTCACAGAGAAATAGCACCTAGTCTTCACCAGGAGGCTTTCCGTCCAAACGGCACAACTCGATATCCACGTGTAGCAAGGTTTTCAGAACATTCACGTTAGAAGCTTGATTTCGAAGACCGGTTTGATTCCAGCCATGTTCAGAACATAGCCTCGGGCCGCGGTAGCGAGTCTGGAGAAGCCGAAGGACTGTTGAACAGCGCGACGTGACGTTTGATAATTGGTGGGTCCTGTATTGCCGCTCAGGTGGCTAACAACATTCAAGGCGCGGGATAGCAACGTTTGGTATGTGATTTGCTTCGCAGGTCAAACCTcgtgttttttcttttgtcatATGAAGACCTATGGGTCGCAGTTTGACGTAGTTCTCCTTTCACAAGTAAAGCACATGGCATAAAAAGATGAATTTCAACTTGATCACGCGCAGGTACCTCCTGCTCTGATCAGATTTTCCGGCATTTAGGACGGATAAAAGAACACAAGACAAATTGAAAGTAACCTACACAGTATGTACGTACAACGGTACACTAACGATTTCCCAAAACAGACTTCTGGATTTGCCAATATTACGATAGGCAGACACAAGGGTCGTCTACCAAGCGATCTTAGCGAGCAACCCCTTTGGGTATCTTCTCACGAAGTACTTCCTTATTTCGTCAAAACTATGCATCTAACTTCAGCACAACATATATGTGGAAGGAGGGGGGACACCCACATTAACAGCGTCAGGCCAAAGGTCATAGGAATGAAAATGTGCTTGGCGGGTACGGGTCTCATCTGGAAAACCTTTTGgctttgaaaatggaaaagatTGTTAACTATCTGGCTGGTGAGAATTATGGCTAACTTACAACCACGGGACATAGCAGAAGAAAAACGCGATTCCGAGAGCCGCAACTGCGGCTGGGAAGATGTAAAGGTTAGATTGTGGTGTATGTTGGATTATGCTAAGCTTTCGACCACGGGTTGCAAGCAGGTTACTATATAAATTTGGTCAAAGTCAAGTAAAGAGGTAATGAACATGATAATGTTCATACCCCCATTGCATAAGAACTAATGTAAAGAAGTATACACTTTGAGCTCTGAAGAGAAGCTCATTCGAGAGGTTCTCCGGCGTCGCAAAGCTCAATGCGAGAGAAGAGAATGGAACTCCGTGTATCTGTAGGTACCAGAATGACCTGTATGCCACGTTGTGAATAACTTGGTTTAAACCTTGCACATGATGATTGTTGTCGGACGTACATGGAAAGCGCGCACAGAGATTCGATCACACCAAGGAATCCGTAAGCATGGAGGAGAAGACGCCAGTCCACTAAGCGATCTTTCTTGATATTTCTTGGACGTCTGAGCAAAAGCCCATCCTCAGGAGGTTCCATACACAAGCTGAGCGCTGGGAGCACATCCGTCTAAAAGGAAGTAACATGAGACCGGTTCGATGTGAGAGTAAATAAACTTACAGCCACACAGATAATAATCATTCTTATAATGCAGAGATTTAGACAAAATCCCTTTCATCTATTGTGAGATGTACGTACTGGATATTGCTGAGCATTTGCGGTACACCGATGACGATGTTGAGGACAATGGGCATCAACTCCGAGAAGCTAAGTTGACATCGTGAAAAGATACTCGTATTAAATATAAAAATTGAAATCACCTTCCAGCCGGCAAAAGATATAACGCCGTCTTCTTCAAATTATCATACACCAGTCGACCTGAACGCCCATTGTTAATCACATCAATTCAATATTTCCGTAAACGGGATATCACTTACCATATTTGATAGCATCAATGATCGAAGAGAAATCTCCCAATAAAACAAGGTCCGCAGCCTCCTTGGCCACATCCGATCCATTCCCCATAGCCACACCACAATCCGCCGACTTCAGCGAAGGCGCATCGTTCACGCCATCCCCGGTGACCGCGACAACGTTTCCACGATTTTTGAAATCGTTGACGATGCGTAACTTTTGCTCGGGAGTCGTACGCGCGAACACGATCTCCTCATATTGACATAGCTGATGAATCTGCTCACTGTTAAGGGCCATGAGCTCCGATCCGGTTATGATGATGCTCTTCAGATCTTGCACTTCATTTTCAGAGTCGTACAGGGCGATGGATTTCTCCGGAGCTGGGTCTAGATCAGCAACACGATGAACTCTTGTCGGGTTGGATATAATTCCCGCCTGCTCAGCGATAGAAAGCGCGGTCGTGGGGTGATCACCTATTATCAGACAGCACGTCAGTAAGCTCTGTATGTAGTATACGGTGAACATGTCAGAGTCCCGTACCAGTGACGATAAAGAAGCGAATGCCAGCATCACGGCAGACCCTTCAACGATGAGAATGAGCGTATGCAAGCTGTATTAGCATTATAACATACTTGACAGTATGCTTGATATCCGGTTTCAGGGGGTCTATCAAACCAACAAGTCCAACAATAATGAGATCAGTCATATACTCCTCTACCGCTGTCTCAAACTGCTCAGACTGAGGATTAGAAATAGCCACTTTCTCCAGCCAATCATCCCGCACAATCCTGCGAGCAAG
Proteins encoded:
- a CDS encoding Putative glutamine amidotransferase-like protein C13C5.04, whose translation is MHPKIALLLCGNLTGKPYADHGGYQGIYSKFLQDTVPANPDSSTVPYSVDIYDVVHEMAYPQDDDQYDCIMLTGSAASAYENLEWITKLCDYISRIATSKPHIKIIGICFGHQIIARAMGGECVPNGGIWEVGPTRIQLTDIGKKIFGNVDTLTLQQMHRDHVPVVPPNFHLLASTETSPNQGSVLFYPEDTQPNSRIHILTVQGHPEFTEPVVTAIIAQRAPSGVINEQAVKDAETRRYDKTDGDVVGKAIWEVILGKI